A portion of the Calothrix sp. 336/3 genome contains these proteins:
- a CDS encoding substrate-binding domain-containing protein: MWQKEKNDHPIVSLALLLALAATPMAATLVLSDSTLANSSNETPSFPLPTNVPSGTTVRIDGSSSMTTINQTLKQSFQKRFPGTQVEVATNGTDAALTALKEGKIDLAAIGRGLTPEEKNQGLEQLRVHREKIALIVSSENPFKGNLTSKQFAQIFRGEITNWSQVGGKSGKIRIIDRPEISDTRQSLKNYPAFQTAKFTTGKTATQLSEDNTAAVIRELGKDGISYVLANQVAQLPGVRVLSMHNTLPDSPRYPFSQPLVYVYKKTPNTSVSSYLGFASSNDGVAAVREARKAEAASVAIAISSSSAIASNSTTNTLVTPSATPVTANNGVTTPIAQVTDSPISTPLATTEANPLATTESTTVSTPEVTSNATVPEASNNTTNSNNANSQSNPLWWIWIPFVALGGLFLGWLMRKPAKKPETTSDSETITPNSDLTPTVASNSETVTPNPDLNPTVSSNLAPTTPVNINPATATAVGLGTIGATVAAANLFDGETQAQIPPTNQQLDGETETQISSIDGETELQFPSITPSSQRKNLDDPGFDLEAPISVVNASYPELGNVPYTPQTPSANFDLEAPTIFNPVSSDVEAPTIFNPVSGNVDEEPTAFNPLTTSNDGEAPTVFNPVSSDVEAPTIFNPVSGNTDEEPTAFNPLTTSNDVEAPTVFNPVSSDVEAPTIFNPVSGNADEVPTAFNPLTTSNDGEAPTVFNPVSGNNDVEAPTIFNPVSSDVEAPTIFNPVSGNADEVPTAFNPLTTSNDGEAPTVFNPVSGNNDVEAPTVFNPVSESNPADNNIINPITGAIAGVAIGGAAIASQIFNNQSETAVTPESSSENSQTQPSYPPLPDIWEEPVNNQENTTQIPDLPNVEVKTSSDWQDIPVATNPDVADVPSAEIIQPPTAEESNAETPSPTTDTPLENSPNLSGAVIAGGAAILGGMAIGSQLSNSDNSETDKSEASKVKDNTEIQSINSQEYAPLPDLWEDNASQETPIQLKEEVINPIRASEPQTTTFIVDKTLDIDASPETKPSVISDTALEEVADNAEPHTIAQEVMQKDFDTIAQVSPSGVNTYTSATSQVNNTTSDTDNSEKLELSPRTPKWAYASWQVSEESKLKLRNQGNPQLALRLYDVTDIDLSYQQPKFIQSYDCEMTVDDRYVAIPESDRTYMAELGYLNPDNTWTRLARSQSVRIFSRPETDFWFIADAELIIHGATEAGANVSVAGNPVKMKPDGTFHLRIPFTGNSINYVMTATRSDGKQKIIQMSFSQDNPETKGNG; encoded by the coding sequence ATGTGGCAAAAAGAAAAGAATGATCATCCAATAGTCAGTCTGGCATTGTTGCTTGCCTTAGCAGCTACTCCGATGGCTGCAACTCTGGTGTTGTCAGACTCCACATTAGCAAATTCATCAAACGAAACACCATCATTTCCCCTACCAACAAACGTACCCAGTGGTACAACCGTGCGGATAGATGGTTCGAGTAGTATGACAACAATTAACCAAACCCTCAAACAGAGTTTTCAGAAGCGATTTCCGGGAACTCAGGTAGAGGTGGCAACTAATGGAACAGATGCAGCTCTGACAGCCTTAAAAGAAGGGAAAATAGATTTAGCAGCAATTGGCAGAGGTTTAACACCAGAAGAAAAAAACCAAGGTTTAGAACAATTACGGGTACATCGGGAAAAAATTGCTCTGATAGTGAGTAGTGAAAACCCCTTTAAAGGCAACTTGACAAGTAAGCAATTTGCCCAAATTTTCCGAGGAGAAATTACAAATTGGTCGCAGGTTGGGGGAAAATCTGGAAAGATTCGCATTATTGACCGTCCAGAGATTAGTGATACTCGTCAATCTCTGAAAAATTATCCCGCATTTCAAACTGCCAAGTTTACGACTGGTAAAACCGCCACCCAACTGTCAGAAGATAATACAGCTGCGGTAATTAGAGAGTTAGGAAAAGACGGAATTAGCTACGTTTTAGCCAATCAAGTCGCTCAATTACCGGGGGTAAGGGTATTGTCAATGCATAATACTTTACCGGATAGTCCGAGGTATCCTTTTTCCCAACCCTTAGTATATGTTTATAAGAAAACTCCTAATACAAGTGTCAGTAGCTATCTGGGTTTTGCCAGTAGTAATGATGGAGTCGCAGCTGTCAGAGAAGCCAGAAAAGCAGAAGCAGCATCTGTGGCGATCGCTATTTCTTCCAGCAGCGCGATCGCTAGCAATAGCACCACCAACACATTAGTTACACCCTCTGCAACCCCAGTCACAGCAAATAATGGGGTGACAACACCTATTGCACAAGTCACAGATTCACCAATATCAACTCCCCTCGCAACCACGGAAGCAAATCCCCTCGCAACCACAGAATCCACTACCGTCTCTACACCGGAAGTTACCAGCAACGCGACAGTACCAGAAGCTAGTAACAATACAACAAATAGCAATAATGCAAATAGTCAATCAAACCCTCTGTGGTGGATTTGGATTCCCTTTGTCGCTTTAGGGGGTTTATTCTTGGGGTGGTTGATGAGAAAACCTGCGAAAAAACCGGAAACTACTTCCGATTCCGAAACCATCACACCAAATTCTGATTTAACTCCCACCGTTGCTTCTAATTCCGAAACTGTTACACCGAATCCTGATTTAAATCCCACCGTTAGTTCAAATTTAGCTCCCACCACTCCAGTCAATATCAACCCTGCCACAGCCACAGCTGTAGGTCTTGGTACAATTGGTGCAACAGTTGCAGCTGCTAATTTATTCGATGGGGAAACCCAAGCACAAATTCCACCAACAAATCAGCAATTAGACGGGGAAACAGAAACACAAATTTCCTCAATTGATGGAGAAACAGAGCTACAATTTCCCAGCATCACACCTAGCTCTCAAAGGAAAAATTTAGATGATCCTGGATTTGATTTAGAAGCACCCATCTCAGTTGTCAATGCTTCCTATCCAGAGTTAGGGAATGTACCCTATACACCACAAACACCATCCGCAAATTTTGATTTAGAAGCTCCCACTATTTTTAATCCTGTGAGCAGTGATGTGGAAGCTCCTACAATCTTTAACCCTGTTAGTGGGAATGTAGATGAAGAACCTACAGCTTTTAATCCTCTGACTACAAGTAATGATGGGGAAGCTCCCACTGTTTTTAATCCTGTGAGCAGTGATGTGGAAGCTCCTACTATCTTTAACCCTGTCAGTGGTAATACAGATGAAGAACCTACGGCTTTTAATCCCCTGACTACAAGTAATGATGTGGAAGCTCCCACTGTCTTTAATCCTGTGAGCAGTGATGTGGAAGCTCCGACAATCTTTAACCCTGTCAGTGGTAATGCAGATGAAGTACCTACAGCGTTTAATCCCCTGACTACAAGTAATGATGGGGAAGCTCCCACTGTTTTTAATCCTGTCAGTGGTAATAACGATGTAGAAGCTCCCACCATTTTTAATCCTGTGAGCAGTGATGTGGAAGCTCCGACAATCTTTAACCCTGTCAGTGGTAATGCAGATGAAGTACCTACAGCGTTTAATCCCCTGACTACAAGTAATGATGGGGAAGCTCCCACTGTTTTTAATCCTGTCAGTGGTAATAACGATGTGGAAGCTCCTACAGTATTTAATCCAGTATCAGAATCCAATCCAGCAGACAACAATATTATTAATCCCATCACGGGAGCGATCGCGGGTGTTGCCATTGGTGGAGCGGCGATCGCGTCACAAATCTTCAATAATCAGTCAGAAACAGCAGTCACCCCAGAATCATCATCAGAAAATTCCCAAACACAACCATCCTATCCCCCCCTACCAGATATCTGGGAAGAACCTGTAAATAATCAGGAAAACACTACTCAAATCCCAGATTTACCAAATGTCGAAGTCAAAACCTCCTCTGACTGGCAAGATATACCCGTTGCCACCAATCCAGATGTAGCAGATGTGCCCTCTGCGGAAATTATACAACCCCCAACAGCCGAGGAGAGCAACGCAGAAACGCCAAGCCCTACCACCGACACACCCTTAGAAAACAGCCCCAACCTTTCCGGTGCAGTCATTGCTGGAGGTGCAGCTATCCTGGGTGGAATGGCAATCGGTTCCCAACTCTCCAATTCCGACAACAGCGAGACTGACAAATCGGAAGCATCAAAAGTCAAAGATAATACCGAAATACAGTCTATAAATAGTCAAGAATACGCACCTTTACCAGACCTTTGGGAAGATAATGCTTCTCAGGAAACACCAATACAGCTAAAAGAAGAAGTCATCAATCCCATTCGGGCATCAGAACCCCAGACTACTACTTTTATAGTTGATAAAACATTAGATATTGATGCTTCCCCAGAGACAAAACCGTCAGTAATTTCTGATACAGCCTTAGAAGAGGTTGCAGACAACGCAGAACCCCACACAATAGCACAAGAGGTTATGCAGAAAGACTTTGATACCATAGCTCAGGTTTCACCTAGTGGTGTTAATACATATACATCTGCCACTTCACAGGTTAATAATACAACCTCTGACACTGATAATAGTGAGAAACTTGAATTATCACCACGAACACCAAAATGGGCATATGCTTCTTGGCAAGTGAGTGAGGAAAGCAAACTAAAATTACGTAATCAAGGAAATCCCCAATTAGCTCTGCGACTCTACGATGTCACCGATATTGATTTGAGTTATCAGCAACCCAAGTTTATTCAATCCTATGATTGTGAAATGACAGTAGACGATCGCTATGTAGCCATTCCGGAGAGCGATCGCACTTACATGGCAGAGCTTGGTTATTTAAATCCAGACAATACCTGGACAAGATTAGCACGTTCCCAATCCGTTCGCATATTTAGCAGACCAGAAACAGATTTTTGGTTCATTGCAGATGCAGAATTAATCATTCATGGAGCAACAGAAGCAGGAGCAAATGTTTCCGTCGCTGGAAATCCGGTGAAAATGAAACCCGATGGTACTTTCCATCTGCGTATTCCCTTCACAGGTAACTCCATCAACTACGTGATGACAGCAACTCGCTCCGATGGGAAACAAAAAATCATTCAAATGAGTTTTTCCCAAGATAATCCCGAAACGAAAGGTAATGGGTAA
- a CDS encoding ABC transporter ATP-binding protein: MNATKYPILQIEKLYVNYGGIQALKDINLVVNNGEVVTLVGANGAGKTTTLRAISKIINPKSGEIIYSGRNITKRQPHEVVQLGIAHSPEGRRVLAKQTVLDNLLLGAYIRHDQEAIKADIQHQFDLFPRLAQRRNQLAGTLSGGEQQMLAIARALMSKPQLLLLDEPSLGLAPAIVREIFTIIENLRATGVTILLVEQNANLALQIADRGYVLDAGSITLSGAAAELLTDERVRKAYLG, translated from the coding sequence ATGAATGCGACAAAATATCCAATTTTACAAATAGAAAAGCTATATGTTAATTATGGTGGTATCCAAGCCTTAAAAGATATTAATTTAGTTGTGAATAACGGTGAAGTTGTCACCTTAGTAGGGGCAAATGGAGCCGGAAAAACAACTACTCTAAGAGCTATTTCTAAAATTATTAATCCCAAAAGTGGAGAAATTATTTATAGCGGGCGAAATATTACGAAACGTCAACCCCATGAAGTTGTACAGTTAGGTATTGCCCACTCCCCGGAAGGTAGAAGAGTTTTAGCCAAACAAACAGTATTAGATAATCTGCTTTTAGGTGCTTATATTCGTCATGATCAAGAGGCAATTAAAGCCGATATTCAACATCAATTTGATTTATTTCCACGATTAGCTCAAAGACGTAACCAACTAGCAGGAACCTTGAGTGGTGGTGAACAACAAATGTTGGCGATCGCCCGTGCTTTAATGAGTAAACCCCAACTACTATTATTAGATGAACCGAGTTTAGGTTTGGCTCCGGCAATCGTGCGAGAAATCTTTACAATTATTGAAAATTTACGTGCCACAGGGGTAACTATATTATTAGTAGAGCAAAACGCTAATCTTGCCCTGCAAATTGCCGATAGAGGTTATGTGTTAGATGCAGGTTCTATTACCCTTTCCGGTGCTGCTGCGGAATTATTAACTGATGAAAGAGTCCGGAAAGCCTATTTAGGTTAA
- a CDS encoding ABC transporter ATP-binding protein yields MGTILVAEKLTRNFGGLVAVNQVSFSVNQGEIFGLIGPNGAGKTTLFNLITGLIPPSSGNLSYQNQEISQLRPHEIAALGIARTFQNIRLFGELSALDNVIIARHLHTKSNVLMSVLGVPSAQRQEQTSKVKALELLGLVGLKERQNEKAKNFAYGDQRRLEIARALALEPQILLLDEPAAGMNPSEKQQLSDFIRSLRDRYNLTIILIEHHVPLVMGLCDRIAVLDFGQLIALGEPAVVRDDPAVIEAYLGE; encoded by the coding sequence ATGGGTACTATTTTAGTAGCGGAAAAACTCACTCGCAATTTTGGTGGATTAGTTGCAGTCAATCAAGTTTCTTTTAGTGTGAATCAAGGGGAAATATTTGGTTTAATTGGTCCTAATGGTGCCGGAAAAACAACTCTATTTAATTTAATTACTGGTTTAATTCCTCCTTCTAGCGGTAATTTAAGTTATCAAAATCAAGAAATTTCTCAACTCCGTCCCCATGAAATTGCAGCCCTAGGGATAGCTCGAACTTTTCAAAATATTCGTCTGTTTGGTGAGCTTTCCGCCTTAGATAATGTCATCATTGCCCGACATTTACACACAAAAAGTAATGTTTTGATGAGCGTTTTAGGTGTACCATCGGCACAACGTCAAGAACAAACCAGCAAAGTCAAAGCTTTAGAGTTATTAGGGTTAGTCGGTTTAAAAGAACGACAAAATGAGAAAGCAAAAAACTTTGCCTATGGTGATCAAAGACGTTTGGAAATTGCCCGTGCTTTAGCCTTAGAACCACAAATTTTACTATTAGATGAACCTGCTGCGGGGATGAATCCGAGTGAGAAACAACAACTCAGTGATTTTATCCGCAGTCTGCGCGATCGCTACAATTTAACTATCATTTTGATTGAACACCACGTTCCCTTGGTGATGGGTTTGTGTGATCGCATTGCGGTGCTAGATTTTGGACAATTAATTGCTTTGGGTGAACCTGCGGTGGTACGAGATGATCCAGCAGTGATTGAAGCTTATTTAGGTGAGTAG
- a CDS encoding branched-chain amino acid ABC transporter permease, whose amino-acid sequence MIDFFSTYGSLIVSMVLGALLGLSLYLPLMAGQLSLASPGFYALGGYIAAILSTQVFKFEGTNFPVYLLIIEMVIAGIISGLLGIAIGIPALRLRGIYLAIATIAFVEVLRVIALNLEITGGAIGIFNIPQPYSNPLEYLWIALPLLILTMVIIYRLENVRVGRALIAIREDELAAGSMGINPTYYKVLAFTLGAILAGIIGALSAHFLNTWNSRQGTFDSSIIYLTFVLIGGSRTFWGSVVGGMVFTALPEMLKNLADTAGLPLWLAQFFRDGRLIIFGVLIVLGTIFFPQGWVTPDMFKRIKKS is encoded by the coding sequence TTGATTGATTTTTTCTCTACTTACGGTTCCCTGATAGTTTCTATGGTACTGGGGGCATTGCTAGGACTATCTCTATACTTACCTTTAATGGCTGGACAATTATCCTTAGCAAGTCCCGGTTTTTATGCTTTGGGTGGTTATATTGCCGCTATATTATCCACACAGGTATTTAAATTTGAGGGTACGAATTTTCCTGTATACCTGTTAATTATTGAGATGGTAATTGCTGGTATTATCTCAGGTTTGCTAGGGATAGCAATTGGGATTCCCGCATTACGTTTACGAGGTATTTATCTGGCGATCGCCACTATTGCTTTTGTGGAAGTATTGCGAGTCATTGCCCTGAATTTAGAAATTACTGGGGGTGCAATTGGTATTTTTAATATTCCCCAACCCTACAGCAATCCTCTGGAATATCTCTGGATTGCCTTACCCCTACTCATCCTTACCATGGTAATTATCTACCGCTTAGAAAATGTGCGTGTAGGTAGGGCATTAATTGCAATTCGTGAGGATGAATTAGCTGCCGGTTCCATGGGAATTAATCCCACCTATTATAAGGTTTTAGCCTTTACTTTAGGGGCAATTTTAGCGGGAATTATTGGTGCATTAAGTGCCCATTTTTTGAATACCTGGAATTCTCGTCAAGGAACATTTGATTCAAGTATTATTTACTTGACATTTGTATTAATTGGTGGTTCGAGAACTTTTTGGGGTTCCGTGGTTGGGGGAATGGTATTTACTGCTTTACCAGAAATGTTGAAGAATTTAGCTGATACTGCGGGTTTACCCCTGTGGTTAGCACAGTTTTTCCGAGATGGCAGATTAATTATTTTTGGTGTCTTAATTGTTCTGGGAACGATATTTTTCCCCCAAGGTTGGGTGACTCCAGATATGTTCAAAAGAATCAAAAAATCATAA
- a CDS encoding branched-chain amino acid ABC transporter permease: MDFNLFLQNFLNGLSIGSVYAIFALGYTLVYSILGIINLAHGAVFTLGAYFTYALMGSKFGFNGVLANAALPIQLPFTIALILGSILAGIVGVLVERIAFLPLRKRNSDPLLTVVSSLGVGVVIVNVIQYLVGAESYTFPADTYGNLPSAINFGTEANPIPIRTVQIFIFVVSMVFVGILTYFINKTKYGKAMQAIAEDVTTSSLLGINCDRFIMLTFFISSFLAGLAGTLVASSISVAGPYFGIGFGLRGLAVIVLGGLGSIPGAVIGGLIIGIVEAFVPTEYSGYKDAVSFGILFIMLLVRPQGLLGRKFVQKV, translated from the coding sequence ATGGATTTCAACCTATTTTTACAGAATTTTCTGAATGGATTGTCCATTGGTAGTGTCTATGCCATTTTTGCCTTGGGATACACATTAGTTTATTCCATTTTAGGTATTATTAACCTTGCCCATGGTGCAGTATTTACCTTGGGCGCATATTTTACCTATGCATTAATGGGTAGTAAATTTGGCTTTAATGGGGTATTAGCAAATGCAGCTTTACCGATACAATTACCCTTTACAATTGCTTTAATTCTCGGCAGTATCCTGGCAGGAATTGTGGGGGTATTAGTAGAGAGAATTGCTTTTTTACCCCTGAGGAAACGTAATTCTGACCCTCTGCTGACGGTAGTTTCCAGTTTGGGTGTGGGAGTAGTAATTGTCAATGTGATTCAATATTTAGTTGGGGCAGAAAGTTATACTTTCCCCGCAGATACCTACGGTAATTTACCTTCAGCGATTAATTTTGGTACGGAAGCTAACCCGATTCCGATTCGGACTGTACAAATATTTATCTTTGTCGTATCGATGGTATTTGTGGGCATCCTCACTTACTTTATCAATAAGACAAAATATGGTAAAGCTATGCAGGCGATCGCCGAGGATGTGACGACTTCTAGCTTATTAGGAATTAACTGCGATCGCTTTATCATGCTCACCTTTTTTATCAGCAGTTTCCTTGCCGGATTAGCTGGTACTTTAGTTGCTTCTAGTATAAGTGTTGCTGGTCCATATTTTGGTATTGGGTTTGGTTTGCGGGGATTAGCAGTGATTGTTTTAGGTGGGTTAGGTAGTATTCCCGGTGCAGTAATTGGAGGTTTAATTATTGGCATTGTGGAAGCATTTGTTCCTACGGAATATTCTGGATATAAAGATGCAGTTTCCTTCGGAATTTTGTTCATCATGCTATTAGTTCGTCCCCAGGGATTGCTAGGGCGAAAATTTGTCCAAAAGGTTTAG
- a CDS encoding ABC transporter substrate-binding protein: MQKRTTAIFAAFTLSLVACSSQTSTNTSTSNTSTSTTIPLGLAYAQTSNVALLGQEIADGAKIAEKYFNDKGGINGTPIKLVLQDTGGDEAGAINAFQTLINKDKVVGIVGPTLSQQAFSAAPVANRAQVPMVSASNTAKGIPEIGDYIARVSAPSSVVAPNSVKAALKMNPKIKKVAVFYAQNDAFSKSETEFFQKTVKDQKLDLVTVQKFQTTDTDFQSQATNAMNLKPDLIIVSGLTTDGGNLVKQLRELGYKGTIIGGNGMNTSNVFPICQALCDGILVAQAYSPSQVGVINQDFRKIYQQQFKKEPPQISAQAFTAVQVYVDALKTLDKKSPVSKLPLGELRIKLNKEILAGKYETPLGNIAFTPVGEVIQQEFYVAQIKMNQDGKTGKFEYLK; this comes from the coding sequence CCCCTAGGATTGGCTTATGCTCAAACCAGTAATGTTGCCTTACTAGGGCAAGAAATCGCCGATGGTGCGAAAATTGCCGAGAAATATTTCAATGACAAAGGTGGAATTAATGGTACACCGATTAAGTTAGTTCTCCAGGATACTGGTGGTGATGAAGCAGGAGCCATTAACGCTTTCCAAACATTAATTAATAAAGATAAAGTCGTGGGAATTGTGGGTCCTACCCTTTCCCAGCAAGCTTTCAGTGCTGCACCCGTAGCAAATCGCGCTCAAGTTCCCATGGTGAGTGCATCGAATACAGCTAAAGGAATTCCCGAAATTGGTGACTATATTGCCCGTGTTTCTGCACCCAGTTCTGTGGTTGCTCCGAATTCCGTGAAAGCCGCATTAAAGATGAATCCCAAGATTAAGAAAGTTGCGGTTTTTTATGCACAAAATGATGCTTTTAGCAAGTCAGAAACGGAGTTTTTCCAAAAGACAGTAAAAGACCAAAAGTTAGATTTAGTTACTGTCCAAAAATTTCAAACTACAGATACTGATTTTCAAAGTCAGGCAACCAATGCCATGAATTTAAAGCCAGATTTAATCATTGTTTCTGGGTTAACTACCGATGGGGGAAACTTAGTCAAACAACTGCGAGAATTGGGTTATAAAGGGACAATTATTGGCGGAAATGGGATGAATACATCCAATGTTTTTCCCATCTGTCAAGCTTTATGTGATGGGATTTTAGTTGCCCAAGCCTATAGTCCCAGTCAAGTTGGTGTCATCAATCAAGATTTTCGCAAAATCTATCAACAACAGTTTAAAAAAGAACCACCACAAATTAGCGCTCAAGCATTTACTGCGGTACAAGTTTATGTAGATGCACTGAAAACCCTAGATAAAAAATCTCCAGTGAGTAAATTACCTTTGGGTGAATTACGCATCAAATTAAATAAAGAAATTCTAGCTGGTAAATACGAAACTCCCCTAGGAAATATTGCTTTCACACCTGTAGGAGAAGTAATTCAGCAGGAATTTTATGTGGCACAAATTAAAATGAATCAAGATGGTAAAACTGGTAAATTTGAATATCTCAAATAG